The sequence ACTGAAGAAATAGAATCTAACACTAAAAGGGAGGATTCAAATCAGGTGTATGCCGAAAATCCTTAGGAGAAAGAAGATATAACAGAAGCTACTTCTAAAGAGCAAGGGGGTGAAAGCACCTAGACAGAATTTGATCCACTACTCTCATTGATTTCTCTTAATTTGAGAGCAATCTATTCTCAATTGCTCTCCAAATATCTCAAAACCATGAGGGATACCAGCAAATGGATCTTGTCACTTAGGGGATTTCTCTTATAGCAAATTGGGTCTATCATATCCCAACTGTAGTCAAAGGGCAAAGAGGATTGTCTAACTCTTCCCCTTGACAATTTCCTTTCCACACTAAGTGAGGCTGAGAGCCTAAATGTCAATGTTGGCTGGTTAAAGAGCTGTGTCACTTCATTAAAGGACTTAAAGAAGGTAGGACCCCCTGTTCATGCTTCCTTGTCctttcttcacaaattgagaGTTAAGAAAAACTCTTGCATCAACAAAGTAAAGGAAACAAAATCAACCTTACAGGTACGTGGCACTTCAATCACTCAACTCCAGGAATCTATCAATAGACTTCAGATGGAATTAACATCCCAGCAAGAAGCAAGTTCTGCCCTTCAAGCTCAATTAGAAGGTGTCATGACATAACGTAACTCTTTGAGAAAAGAGATTGAAAAGCTAGAAGGCGAGCTAGGAGCCCTGAGCGATCTAGACTTCTCCcttgaaaattttagatttctCTCAAACATTATCTAATTTCCaagttgtaatattttatgatctTAAAAGACCACGtggttttattataaattttattatgctTTATTCAGTTAAGCTATTTAGACTTTGTGTGCATATTATGAGCAATAGCATATGAAATAGCTGAATATAAGACTTCATTTATAATAGTATGAGTTTTGTGGAACACAACATTAGTTTAACATGAtggcaataaaaaatatttttacaagatTAAGCATGATACTCCTTAAGGTGAGCTCCGCTAATGGGGCTATACACCTTTGTACCTGCCTGATCCTTTAGCCAATAGTGTCATGTTGGATATGCTTCTTCCACTATATATGGTCCTTCccattttggagaaaatttggTTTAACAGCTCCAACCACTCCTCGCACATGCTGGGTAGTTTTCCAAATAAGTTCTCCCACTTGAAACTTTCTTTCCCTAACTTGGCCTTCATGCTTAGCCTTCATATTAGCTTGGTAAAGGCGGTTATGAAAGGCAGCATTGTCACGCATTTCTTTCACAACTTCCAATGTCTTCTCTGGGTATCCCTGCAATCTCTACCAATTTCACTACTGGCCTTATTGAATCTATTGGGATAATAGCTCCTGTGCCATAGACTAGAGAAAAGGGTGAAGAATCTGTAGCTTGTGCCTTGGCTGTTCTATGAGCCCACAAAACTGTAGGAAGTTCCTccttccattcttttccattctccTTAGTCATTTTTTCCAATATCTTCAGTAATCTTTTGTTAAAGACCTTAGCTTGACCATTTCCTTTGGGATAATAAGGTGTCAATGTCGTGTGAGAAATGGAGTACCATCTGTTAAACGGCGCACAACCTTGTTCAGGAATGGTGTGCCattgtcaaaaataatttttttgggtaccctaaaatgatatattatatTCTCCCTCAAGAAATTAGCCACTGAGCTACCTGTTGCCTTCGTCATAGCCAcagcttctacccacttggtaaataGCTTAATAGCTACCGGTATCCATGTACATCCTTTAGAGGGTGGGTTTATAGGTCTTATAAAGTTTAGTCCCCAGCTGTAGAAAGTATATGAAGCCACAATTGGATGAAGACTTTGATGGTTGGTGTGTATTTCATCCCCTCGCCTTTGCATTCTTGACACTTTTTGACAAAGTCTTGAGCATCCCTTTGCATTGTGGGCCAGCAATATCCCTGGTGTAAAGCCATTTGCCATAGCTTTCTCCCACCTGGGTGTCTTGCTGGTTCTCTTTCATACAGGTCTGAAAGAACACCATTGACTTCTTTAGTGGGAATACATACCATCCACCTTCCTTGAAAGCTTCTCTTGAATAACTTCTCATCTACCATCTTAAACCCGGTCACGTATTTTGTCAACTTTTCTCTTTGAACCTGATTAGTAGGTAATACACCTTGTGAAAGGTATCTTAAATAGGGGTCCTACTAATCTTTTTCCAACAATTCGCCATTAAGCAATTCTGCTTGATCTGGAAAAATAATAGAACAAGTTTTACAACTCCGTTGTTCTTCCTTAGCATCATTGGCCATTTCTGGCCAAAAGATCCCTAgcctttgtatttttctataCAAGCTGACATCAAGGTCTACACCACAAGTATCATAGTGCAACCCATGCAACAATGTCAGTCATTGTTGTCTCGAGACACATTTCATCAGCAAACCCTCTGCTCCTCTAGAAAAACAAATCCCCGCTGATCTTGAGGAAGTCTTTCATATTTGTTGGTAACTCTGACCCAACATACTTCCCTTGAGTCATTGCTTTCAACAAGGGTTCTCGCCAATCTTGAAGGAAATATAGCTCATCCTGGACCGAACCAGGTTGTTTCTCCACTTGAAGTGTCATCTTTTCTTTCCCCAATACAAACTTGGTAGCTATGGTAGCTAGAGAGTCAGCAAACTTGTTCTCATTTTTGCTAATCACCTTTTATTCTATGGAAGTAAAGTGTTCCATAATCTTTTGCACTGCAACTCTGTAAGCAACCAAACTAGGATTCTTTACTCCATAAATTCCTTCAACTTGCCTTATTACCAACTCAGAATCACCAAATATTTTCAACCTTTTTATGCCTAACCTTTTGGCGACCTTCAGCCTTACCAACAAGGCCTCATACTTTGCTTCATTATTATAGCAAGGAAAACGTAACTTATAAACAAATGTATGTTTCTCCCCAGGTGACTTTAGTACCATTCCTATCCTTCCCCCCTAAAATGTAGATGAACCATCGAAATACATTGACTACTCCTGCTCTTCTGTCACCAAAACTTCTTGTTGGGgaggtgaaaaatcagttgtcCCAGAGAAGTTAGCCAATAGATTAGCTACTGTCAGACCTTTAATGGCGGTTGGTCTTATGCATTCGATATCAAGATGGCCTACTGTGCCATTCTCCCTAACAATTGAGGGAGGGTCAAAAGGTACTTCATAGGATTACTCCTGGTCACCAATTGCACACGATGCCCTAAAAAGTAATAATTGAACTTCAACATAGCAAAGGCTAAAGACAAACACACATTCTCAACAGTTGAATACCTTAACTTTGGTCCATTCATAAGCCTGCTAATATAGTACACTGGCATCTCTACCCGTTCCTGATCCTGAGCTAATAATGCTCCCAAGGATTGCTTTGTGTTAGCTATGTATAACAAAAGAGGTTTATCAGGCAAAGGGGCCACCATTGTGTGAAGATTTGCCAATATCATCTGAATTTTCTTGAATGCCTTTTGACATTGATCATACTATACAAAAGCCACTCTTTTCTTAGTCTACTCCATAAGAGGCTTCAAGATCTTAGTTAGACCTGGAATGAATCTTCTTAAATAGTAAACTTTTCCCACAAAGCTTCTCAATTCCTTCAGCGTTATAGGGGGACTAAGGGTGGTTATTGCTTCGGCCTTTGTAGGATCTAAATCAATCCCTCTATAATGAACAAgaaatcccaagaacttcctTGAAGATACCCAAAGGCACACTTGGAGGGTTCATCCTCAAGTTGTGTTCCTTGCATCTTTCAAAGACTTGCCTCAAGTGCAATAAATGCTCAAAATGATTCTTCGCCTTCACCACAAAATCATCAACATAATCTTCCACTTACTTATAAAGCATATCACCAAAGATCAAAGTCATggttctttggtaagtagcaccTGCATTCTTTAACTCGaaaggcatcactttatagAAGCAGTTCCCAAAAAGTGTCCTAAAGGCAGTTTTCGAGGCGTCTGTTGGGTCCATAAAGATCTTATTATACTTAGTATAGCCACCCATAAAGGAAAAACGTTCATGATTCATTGTTGCATCTACCAGAATATCAACAATAGGATGTGGGAATTCATCCTATGGACAACCTTTATTGAGATCCTGAAAATCCACACAGATCTGACCGCCTTTCTTCTTTACAGGAACTATGTTGGCTAACCAACTTGGACATTCAATTTCTCCAATGAAACTTGCCTTTAAAAGTTTTTTTCACTTCAGCCTTTATCTTTTCTTCTACATCTAAACTGTATTTCCTTGGCGGTTGCTTCATAGGCTTAGCATTAGGATCCACCTTTAATTTGTGTGTTACTAGGCTTGGACTCAAACCTAGAATTTCTTGGTaactccaagcaaaaacatcctTGTCTTTCCTCAACAAGGCTatcaactttcttttttcttcttcttcagataAACTCTTATTGATTTTCACCAATCTTTCACCTTTTTCTCCATCATTCAGATCAATCTCAACAAGTTCTTCTTGCACAACGTCATTCATGTACTCAGGAGCTTCTTTCACAGGCTTCTTAGCTACATGAACCTCTTTTGGTTGTTGTATCGAATTAAGGGAATTAGGCTCGCCATCCTCCTCATCCCCTTCCTTCAGCTGTCAGACTTATATACCACCCAACCATCAAGCCCAGTGGTTCTTCTTATCTTGGAAGGCCTTTCTGGCTTTACaactcatcatcatcttcttcctctattTGCAAAGCAATAGGATTAAAAGGAAGAATTATGTTCTCACTTTCAGGCTCATACTCATGATATAAAGCTGCCTTAACAAAATGGAGCTCTACTCTATCAAAAGGCATCCTAGTGGCCTCAATAACCACCTGCATGTTCCTCCAAACTGCCTTCACACATTGATGATATGTGGAAGCCATAGATTTATATGCCTTCATCTAGAGATGGCCTAGAATGATGTGATAGGATGTACTCCCCTCCATTACACGCATGAGAGTAGTTGCCCGAATCGGCTAAACCTTAAGATCCAGAGACATATGCCCTAGGGTACTCTGCTGTAAGGATCCTATTCCTGCTACCTATAGTGGCTCTGGAATGATTCTTTCTCTCAAAATACCCAAGGCATCAAATGTTGGGAGAGGCAAAATATTGGTGAATGCACCAGTGTTTACTGAGGCCCTTTTAATTCAAGATGCTCCCAAAAAGGCAATGAGATATAAAATTTTGTCACCATCAACAACTTAGTTGGCTAGATCTTTTCTAGAAAAGGTAATCGAATCCTCAGCTACATGAACCTCTTCTAGTTGTTGTATCGGATTAAAGGAATTAGGCTCACCATCCTCCTCATCCCCTTCCTTCAGCTGTCAGACTTATATACCACCCAACCATCAAGCCCAGTGGTTCTTCTTATCTTGGAAGGCCTTTCTGGCTTTACaactcatcatcatcttcttcctctattTGCAAAGCAATAGGATTAAAAGGAAGAATTATGTTCTCACCTTTAGGCTCATACTCTTGATATAAAGCTGCCTCAACAAAATGGAGCTCTACTCTATCAAAAGGCATCCTAGTGGCCTCAATAACCACCTGCATGTTCCTCCAAACTGCCTTCACACATTGATGATATGTGGAAGCCATAGATTTATATGCCTTCATCTAGAGATGGCCTAGAATGATGTGATAGGATATACTCCCCTCCATTACATGCATGAGAGTGGTTACCCGAATCGGCCCAACCTTAAGATCCAAAGACACATGCCCTAGGGTACTCTGCTGTAAGGATCCTATTCCTGCTACCTATAGTGGCTTTGGAATGATTCTTTCTCTCAAAATACCCAAGGCATCAAATGTTGGGAGAGGCAAAATATTGGTGAATGCACTAGTGTATACTAAGGCCCTTTTAATTCGAGATGCTCCCAAAAAGGCTGTGAGATATAAAATTTTGTCACCATCAACAACTTAGTTGTCTAGATCTTTACTAGAAAAGGTAACCGAATCCTTTGCTTCTTGATATGCCATTTGCATCAAACTCCTTTCGACAGCTGCCACTTCATGATTTCTTTCCATCACCCTAGTCAAAGCTTGAGCTGCCTCTCTTCTAACTAATGGCTGAAGTCCTATTCCTTCAAGAAAGGAATGTATCTTATCTTCCTGCTAAATTCTCTTTACAATTTCTTTATCTAACAAAGGTGGAGGTGCTGAACTGCTGTTGGCCATGttctttgcttcttctttcatAGGATCCTCATGACCCATGAAGAAAGTCATTGCTATCTCTAGTCTACGCATCCTTGGGTCAGCCCTCTTCCCATCTTTGATAACTAAATCTCCCTTGGCTACCCTATCATGGAAGATATTCCTCAAAGCATAGCAATCCATGGTATGGTGATCACATCTCATGTGATACCTACAATAAAGTGGACTTCGCTTTTCTTCCTCCATGGGTTCACGCTTGCATTCAGGCAACAGTACCACACCATCCTTCAATCATGCTTCTAGGATGCTATATAGCTCTTCAGTAGACACAATAAAAGGAGGGGGAATACCACATCTTTCCCTCTTCTTACCCTTGACTACTTTCTTAGGTTCCCCTGCCAAAGCAACTTCCACCTTCTTGCCCTCTCTTCTCCAAGGCTGTCTAGGCATACTCACAGCTTGTGAAGTCAAACCCTTTGAAGGCTTCCTCACAGACATACTTGTTTTTCTCGCAGCCTCTACAAGCCTTGTAAAACTAGAAATTTGCAAGTTTTTGAGATAAGGCCGATATTCATACAGCATACTCACAATACAAACATCCGCCAGCCTTTCCTCCTCCACAAGGTCATAGCCCAGCAAAGAAAGGTCTCTGAACCTGTGAATATACTCCAGCAACCCTTCAGACACTCTTTGCCTCTTGTGCTATGGATCTGACAGCGTAAGCTTTTCTTccaaagcaaagaactttttcATAAATTGCGTTGCCAAATCGTTCCAACTCAAAATCGACCCTGGTGCAAGACTAGTATACCAAGTAAAAGCACGGCCTTCTAATGACCCTGGTGCAAGCTGTCTAGGCGTACACATAGCTTGTGAAGTCGTACCCTTTGAAGGCTTCCTCACGGACATACTTGTTCTTCTCGAAGCCTCTACAAGCCTTGTAAAACTAGAAATTTGCAAGTTTTCGAAATAAGGTTAATATTCATACAGCATACTCACAATTCAAACATCCACCAGTCTTTCCTCCTCCATAGGGTCATAGCACAACAAAGAAAGGTCTTTGAACCTGTGAATATACTCTAGCGACCCTTCAAACACTCTTTTCCTTTCATGTTGTGGATATGATAGTGTAAGCTTTTCTTccaaagcaaagaactttttcATAAATTGTGTTGCCAAATCATTCCAACTAAAATCAACCCTGGTGCAAGACTAGTATACCAGGTAAAAGCATAGCCTTCTAACGACTTAGAAAACTCCCTAAGTCTCAACTCATGATCATGGGAGTGAGTTGTCGGTGCATCTACATACCGTGTGATGTGCTCTCTAGCATTCCCTGTCATGCCATCATACTTGGGGAAAAATAAGAGGAGTGTAATTAGCAGGATAAGGTCTTCCAACTATC comes from Castanea sativa cultivar Marrone di Chiusa Pesio chromosome 3, ASM4071231v1 and encodes:
- the LOC142628889 gene encoding uncharacterized protein LOC142628889, coding for MTLQVEKQPGSVQDELYFLQDWREPLLKAMTQGNWGLNFIRPINPPSKGCTWIPVAIKLFTKWVEAVAMTKATGCAPFNRWYSISHTTLTPYYPKGNGQAKVFNKRLLKILEKMTKENGKEWKEELPTVLWAHRTAKAQATDSSPFSLVYGTGAIIPIDSIRPVVKLVEIAGIPREDIGSCERNA